In Methanophagales archaeon, a single window of DNA contains:
- the cdhB gene encoding CO dehydrogenase/acetyl-CoA synthase complex subunit epsilon, which translates to MEIAFDVANIPGPDTGEVVSPEVAGRYISRAKRPLLVVGSEILRDEFFIQIAIEISKKGIPIAATGHSIRGLVERGYDGGDGVGVSVRYYNLHELTNCLRDPNWRGLDGQGNYDVVIFFGIVYYYASQMLSCIKNFAIEPLIRTVSIDRYYHPHARMSFRNIPPNREEEYKALLKRVVNSISR; encoded by the coding sequence ATGGAGATAGCATTTGATGTAGCGAATATCCCCGGTCCTGATACGGGGGAAGTTGTATCACCAGAAGTGGCAGGACGCTATATATCGAGAGCGAAGAGACCTCTACTTGTGGTTGGTTCAGAGATACTACGTGATGAGTTCTTTATACAGATAGCGATAGAAATAAGCAAAAAGGGGATACCAATTGCGGCAACGGGACACAGCATAAGGGGGCTTGTGGAGCGCGGGTATGATGGTGGTGATGGTGTTGGTGTTAGTGTTAGATATTACAACCTGCATGAACTCACCAATTGTCTAAGGGACCCAAACTGGCGCGGTCTGGATGGACAGGGCAATTATGATGTGGTTATATTCTTTGGTATTGTGTATTACTATGCATCACAGATGCTCTCATGCATAAAGAACTTTGCTATTGAGCCACTGATTCGCACGGTATCCATTGATAGATATTATCATCCACATGCGCGGATGAGCTTCAGGAATATCCCGCCAAACAGGGAGGAGGAATACAAAGCGCTGTTAAAGCGAGTGGTGAATAGTATAAGTAGATAA